The Cuculus canorus isolate bCucCan1 chromosome 35, bCucCan1.pri, whole genome shotgun sequence genome contains a region encoding:
- the DEDD2 gene encoding DNA-binding death effector domain-containing protein 2, with product MSRVPWEEEECLDYYGMVSLHRLFEVVGSQLTPSDVAVLSFLLDESPPAPHPLDPALWGGEGSASPQLLERWNRRRRRLHRHHHHHHHHHHQRAEDEERLRPPPAPPRDGVELLLELERRGLCDEGNVRHLLQLLRVLTRHDLLHCVSFKRPRTVSPERFTCGPAVVGSCLSAGAPQPRQENWETGSSSGKRKRSSRRSRRSSSSRSSSRSSRTPLAPRRPPPEPPAKVTCDIRLRVRAEYCDHDSALRRSVASSRPRGPGRQLDVFGQASGILKSRDLGSILCDIKFSELSYLDAFWGDYLNGALLEALKGVFLTEGLRRAVGREAVRLLVSVDQDDYEEGRKLLLRAAQRNQTSP from the exons ATGTCCCGTGTTccctgggaggaagaggaatgCCTGGATTATTATGGGATGGTATCGCTGCACCGCCTTTTCGAGGTGGTGGGTTCCCAGCTGACGCCCAGCGACGTCGCCGTCCTCTCGTTCCTGCTGGACGAATCGCCTCCGGCCCCGCACCCGCTGGACCCCGCGCTGTGGGGCGGCGAGGGGAGCGCTTCCCCGCAGCTCCTGGAGCGCTGGAACCGCCGCCGGCGCCGCCTGCACcgacaccaccaccaccatcatcatcaccaccaccaaCGCGCCGAGGATGAGGAGCGACTGCGTCCGCCGCCGGCGCCGCCGCGGGACGGcgtggagctgctgctggagctggaacGGCGCGGGCTCTGCGACGAGGGCAACGTGCGGcacctgctgcagctcctgcgcGTCCTCACGCGCCACGACCTGCTCCACTGCGTCTCCTTCAAGCGGCCTCGCACCG tCTCGCCGGAGCGGTTCACCTGCGGGCCGGCCGTCGTGGGGAGCTGCCTGAGCGCCGGCGCCCCCCAACCCCGCCAGGAGAACTGGGAGACTG GCTCCAGCTCCGGGAAGCGCAAGCGCAGCAGCCGCCGCAGCCgtcgcagcagcagcagccgcagcagcagccgcagcagccGGACACCCCTCGCCCCCCGCCGGccccccccggagccccccgCCAAGGTCACCTGCG ACATCCGCCTGCGCGTCCGCGCTGAGTACTGCGACCACGACTCGGCTCTTCGCCGCAGCGTCGCCTCCAGCCGCCCTCGCGGTCCAGGTCGTCAGCTCGACGTGTTCGGCCAAGCCAGCGGCATTCTCAAATCCCGGGATTTGGGTTCCATCCTCTGCGATATCAAATTCTCGGAGCTTTCCTACCTGGACGCTTTTTGGGGGGATTACCTGAACGGAGCGCTGCTCGAGGCGCTCAAAGGCGTTTTCCTCACCGAGGGGTTGCGCCGCGCCGTGGGGCGCGAGGCCGTCCGCCTGCTCGTTAGCGTCGACCAGGACGACTACGAGGAAGGGCGGAAGCTCCTCCTTCGCGCCGCCCAGAGGAACCAGACCTCGCCCTAG